Genomic segment of Triticum urartu cultivar G1812 unplaced genomic scaffold, Tu2.1 TuUngrouped_contig_7817, whole genome shotgun sequence:
CAAGGTTTGTTCACATGACCTGAGATGCAGTAAAGTTTTGTTCCCGAGTTATTCTTGCGTCCAAAACTCGCAAACCATTCTGGGCCACGCCTAAGAATTGTTGGAGACACAGCAACAGTTTCAACATTTGTGACAGTTGTGGGGCAGCCATACAGCCCAGCATTggcagggaaaggtggtttcagCCTTGGTTTACCCTGCTTGCCTTCAAGGCTCTCCAGTAGGGCAGTCTCTTCACCACAAATGTAGGCACCAGCACCAAAATGTATATGTACATCAAAATCATAGCCTGACCCGCAAGCGTTCTTACCAAGAAGTCCTGATGCATATGCTTCCTGCCGAGCTTTCTCAAGGTTCAGACGCTCATTCACATATTCACCTCGAATGTAGATGTAAGCAGCTGATGCCCTCATTCCAACTCCAGCAATCAGGCAACCTTCCAGAAGCTTGTGGGGGTCATGGCGCATGATTTCCCTGTCTTTACAAGTTCCTGGTTCACTCTCATCAGCATTAACAACAAGATAAGAAGGACGTCCATCAGACACTTTGGGCATGAAAGACCATTTGAGGCCAGACGGAAAACCTGCACCTCCACGCCCTCGTAGACCTGATTTCTTCATTTCATTAACTATCCAGTCTGCCCCTTTAATCACTAAATCCTTGGTTCTATACCAGTCACCTCTCTTCATTGCACCTTTCAGAAAAGGGTCATGAAGACCATAGAGGTTGGTGAAAATACGATCTTCATCTTTAAGATCACCAAAGTGAGTCTTCTCTGGAGGTGGGGGTGGTGGTGGAGGCTGTGGTGTGCTTG
This window contains:
- the LOC125531675 gene encoding NADH dehydrogenase [ubiquinone] flavoprotein 1, mitochondrial (The sequence of the model RefSeq protein was modified relative to this genomic sequence to represent the inferred CDS: added 52 bases not found in genome assembly) translates to MALRWALLRSAEISPGRKAALEYLHSLSKAQPTRSISCAGLHPAGRSFSTQAATTSSTPQPPPPPPPPEKTHFGDLKDEDRIFTNLYGLHDPFLKGAMKRGDWYRTKDLVIKGADWIVNEMKKSGLRGRGGAGFPSGLKWSFMPKVSDGRPSYLVVNADESEPGTCKDREIMRHDPHKLLEGCLIAGVGMRASAAYIYIRGEYVNERLNLEKARQEAYASGLLGKNACGSGYDFDVHIHFGAGAYICGEETALLESLEGKQGKPRLKPPFPANAGLYGCPTTVTNVETVAVSPTILRRGPEWFASFGRKNNSGTKLYCISGHVNKPCTVEEEMSIPLKELIEKHCGGVRGGWDNLLAVIPGGSSVPLLPKHICDDVLMDYDALKAVQSGLGTAAVMVMDKSTDVVDAIARLSYFYKHESCGQCTPCREGTGWLWMIMERLKVGNAKLEEIDMLQEVTKQIEGHTICALGDAAAWPVQGLIRHFRPELERRIRDRADSELLMAASA